Genomic window (Capsicum annuum cultivar UCD-10X-F1 unplaced genomic scaffold, UCD10Xv1.1 ctg36872, whole genome shotgun sequence):
taatgtgattgtacatgaatatcaaacataatatcttttaactgtaTCAGCATTGACCGGCATTCCTTCAATTTTGCCTTCTATATCAGTTAGATATAACGCGTCATTAGGTAACACTTTTTTCACCATGAATGGTccatgccaattaggagaaaaattgcctttggcttcaatctgatgggttaggatgcatcttggtactaactgaccaacttcaaaatgtttGTGACacacctttttgttatatgctcgtgCCATTCTCTTTTGGTATAGTTGTCCATGACATACTGAtgttaatttttttcatcaatcaagcttaattTCTCCAAACGAGTTTTGACCCATTGGTCATCACTAATTTTAGCTTCTACAACTACTCGAAGAGATGAAATTTCAATATCTGCAGGTATAACAACTTCAGTTCCGTACACTAACAAGTAAGGAGTTACACCAATTGAAGTCCGAACTGTAGTACGATAACCCAACAAAGAAAAAAGTAACTTTTCATGCCGTTGTCAGGAACTCTGCACCATCTTAAggagtattttctttaagttcttgttgGCAGCTTCCACAGCTTGATTCGCCTTTGGACGATAAGGAGTTGAATttcgatgcataatcttaaattgctgGCACACTTTTTGCATCAGATGACTATTGAGATTCGCAGCATTATCCATGACAATTATCTTTGAAATGCCAAACCGACAAATGATGTTAgagtgaataaaatcaaccaccacTTTTTTGGTCACTGACTTAAAAATCGTTGATTCCACCCACttcgtgaaataatcaatggctactAAGATAAACCTATGTCCATTCGAAGCCTTTggttcaattggtccaattacTTCCATTCTCCAAGCCACAAAAGGCCATAGAGCAGTCATTGTATGCAACTCAGATGGAGGGGAATGTATCAAGTCCCCGTGTACTTGACATTCATGACATTTACGAACGAAATTGATGGAATCTCGTtccatggtgagccaataataacctgcttggagtattttctttgccaaaacatacccactcACGTGTGGTCCACAAATCCCAGAATGTACTTTGGTCAggatttttgaagcttctttagcatctacacacctcaaaagtcccaaattaggagtcctcttatacaagattcctccacttaGGAAAAATCCACTAG
Coding sequences:
- the LOC124891532 gene encoding uncharacterized protein LOC124891532, with the protein product MERDSINFVRKCHECQVHGDLIHSPPSELHTMTALWPFVAWRMEVIGPIEPKASNGHRFILVAIDYFTKWVESTIFKSVTKKVVVDFIHSNIICRFGISKIIVMDNAANLNSHLMQKVCQQFKIMHRNSTPYRPKANQAVEAANKNLKKILLKMVQSS